A stretch of Telopea speciosissima isolate NSW1024214 ecotype Mountain lineage chromosome 11, Tspe_v1, whole genome shotgun sequence DNA encodes these proteins:
- the LOC122645153 gene encoding probable LRR receptor-like serine/threonine-protein kinase At3g47570, producing the protein MATLLQLFLVFNILLLFESNSLMMRPVESVIDGTRMIKVGKNETDRFALLDFKKQIYYDPYGALSSWNDSIHFCNWFGITCGHRHRQRVIGLDLQGMGLGGNISPSIGNLTFLHVLNIMNNSFHGKIPHEIGNLIRLQSILFENNTLEGELPTSLANCTRLREIYFSNNNLVGKIPVELFTSLSKLEEISINYNDLTGEIPASFGNISSVQIISLSGNELLGSIPESFGQLTNLYYLTLALNNLSGTIPQSLTLLKGLRDLDLSLNNLSGQIPKDLEKLLALQSLNLSFNNLEGEVPTKGIFGNASAIFMNGNDKLCGGITELHLPACTNPISMKREKSNTFRIVLAIIGLVLGFLLISSCLTLYWRRRSKSKPPSTPLIGERFLRLSYRDLFQATGEFSSANVIGSGSFGSVYKGIIDQDETIVAIKVLSLQNPSVYKSFMTECKALRNIRHRNLVKNLTSCSSIDSKGNDFKALVYEFMPNGSLDDWLHLPVEEHNHLRNLNLLQRLNIAIDVASALDYLHCNSFTAIVHCDLKPSNVLLDRDMTAHVSDFGLARLLLEPDDNSSQTQTSTIGIKGSIGYAAPEYGIGGKATIQGDVFSYGILLLEMFTGKRPTDQMFTDNLNLHNFAKAALPVHVMQILDPTLLPKEEQSEEIEVVATNRIEGPSHRTDQLQDCITPIIEIAVQCSMESPRERMNMNDVVRGLHLIKRKFS; encoded by the exons atgGCTACACTTCTTCAGCTTTTTTTAGTTTTCAATATTCTCCTCCTCTTTGAGAGCAACTCTTTGATGATGAGGCCAGTGGAATCAGTCATAGATGGTACAAGGATGATCAAGGTAGGGAAGAACGAGACAGATCGATTTGCTTTGCTGGATTTCAAGAAACAAATTTATTATGATCCGTATGGAGCACTAAGTTCTTGGAACGATTCCATCCATTTCTGTAACTGGTTTGGGATCACTTGTGGCCATCGTCATCGACAACGGGTCATCGGCTTGGATTTACAAGGGATGGGCTTGGGAGGTAACATATCTCCTTCCATTGGGAATCTCACTTTTCTTCATGTCCTCAACATCATGAACAATAGTTTCCATGGCAAAATCCCCCATGAAATCGGTAATCTAATTCGACTACAATCTATTCTTTTTGAAAACAACACTTTGGAAGGCGAACTTCCTACCAGCTTGGCCAATTGCACTCGTCTAAGAGAGATTTACTTCTCCAATAACAATCTTGTTGGGAAGATTCCGGTTGAACTATTTACATCTTTGTCAAAGCTGGAGGAAATttctattaattataatgatttaACAGGAGAAATACCAGCTTCTTTTGGGAATATTTCCTCCGTCCAAATTATCTCTTTGAGTGGGAATGAACTGCTGGGGAGCATTCCAGAATCCTTTGGTCAGCTAACTAACTTATACTATCTAACACTTGCCCTAAACAACCTATCTG GAACCATTCCTCAATCTCTGACTCTTTTGAAGGGGCTTCGAGATTTAGATCTCTCACTCAACAACTTATCAGGGCAAATCCCGAAGGATCTAGAAAAGCTTTTAGCATTGCAGAGTCTGAATTTGTCCTTCAATAATCTTGAAGGGGAGGTACCAACAAAAGGGATCTTTGGAAATGCAAGTGCAATTTTTATGAATGGAAATGATAAGCTTTGTGGTGGAATTACGGAGTTACATCTGCCTGCATGCACAAACCCTATATCTATGAAACGAGAAAAGTCCAATACTTTTAGAATAGTTTTAGCGATAATCGGTTTGGTGCTTGGTTTTCTTTTGATATCTTCCTGTCTTACTCTCTattggagaagaagatcaaaaagtAAACCTCCATCCACACCATTAATCGGTGAACGGTTCTTAAGGCTTTCTTACAGAGATCTCTTCCAAGCTACTGGAGAATTTTCTTCAGCTAATGTCATAGGTTCCGGTAGTTTTGGCTCTGTATACAAAGGGATCATTGATCAAGATGAAACCATTGTTGCAATCAAGGTACTCAGCCTTCAAAATCCAAGCGTCTACAAGAGCTTTATGACTGAATGCAAAGCATTAAGAAACATTCGGCATCGAAATCTTGTCAAGAATTTAACTTCATGTTCAAGTATTGATTCAAAAGGCAATGATTTCAAAGCCCTTGTTTATGAGTTCATGCCCAATGGGAGTCTAGATGATTGGTTGCATCTGCCGGTGGAGGAACATAatcatttaagaaatttaaaccTTCTTCAAAGATTAAACATCGCAATTGATGTGGCTTCTGCTTTGGATTACCTTCATTGTAACAGTTTTACGGCAATTGTTCATTGTGATTTGAAGCCAAGCAATGTTCTACTTGACAGAGATATGACTGCACATGTCAGTGATTTTGGTTTGGCAAGGCTGCTGTTAGAACCTGATGACAATTCATCCCAGACTCAAACTAGTACCATTGGGATAAAAGGATCTATTGGCTATGCTGCTCCAG AATATGGAATTGGTGGAAAGGCAACTATACAAGGGGATGTGTTTAGCTATGGGATCCTTTTATTGGAGATGTTCACTGGAAAAAGACCAACAGATCAGATGTTTACAGATAACTTAAATCTCCATAATTTTGCAAAAGCAGCTTTACCCGTACATGTGATGCAAATTTTAGATCCAACACTCTTACCCAAGGAAGAACAAAGTGAAGAAATTGAAGTGGTTGCTACCAATAGGATTGAAGGTCCTAGTCATAGGACAGATCAATTGCAAGATTGCATAACGCCAATAATTGAAATTGCAGTCCAGTGCTCTATGGAATCACCAAGAGAACGTATGAACATGAATGATGTTGTGAGGGGACTACATTTAATCAAAAGGAAATTTTCTTGA